The Nocardioides sp. S-1144 genome includes a region encoding these proteins:
- a CDS encoding cysteine protease StiP family protein, with the protein MTPTPLHGPAFGSYAADDVTWLLKDLSHAELEAPVEEREAAIQAGTAHYAESLPVEYQPSPEYTGLFEKALAEQARRVALAAGVLVHLVVDLRGSDAALVSLARAGTPIGILLRRYARRLGLDLPHYTMSIVRGRGLDQVALRHLAERHAPGDVVFVDGWTGKGAISRELTAACADLAQRTGQRFDPSLAVLADPANSTDVYGTRDDFLIPSACLNSTVSGLVSRTVLNDRLIGPDDFHGAKFYADLAPGDVSRRYVDEVEAHFDDVADEARAEATRLLGTDRTPSWSGWRAVEEVSAAYGIGDVNLVKPGVGETTRVLLRRVPWRVLVRPDRRDELGHVELLAEQRGVPVEVVEDLAFSCMGLIHPRFAQSES; encoded by the coding sequence GTGACGCCGACCCCGCTGCACGGGCCCGCCTTCGGCTCCTACGCAGCCGACGACGTCACCTGGCTGCTCAAGGACCTCAGCCACGCCGAGCTCGAGGCACCGGTCGAGGAGCGCGAGGCCGCCATCCAGGCCGGCACCGCGCACTACGCCGAGTCGCTGCCGGTCGAGTACCAGCCCAGCCCGGAGTACACCGGGCTGTTCGAGAAGGCGCTCGCCGAGCAGGCCCGCCGGGTCGCGCTGGCCGCGGGGGTCCTGGTGCACCTGGTCGTCGACCTGCGCGGCAGCGACGCCGCGCTGGTCTCCCTCGCCCGCGCCGGCACCCCGATCGGGATCCTGCTGCGCCGCTACGCGCGCCGGCTCGGGCTCGACCTGCCGCACTACACGATGTCGATCGTGCGCGGCCGCGGCCTCGACCAGGTCGCGCTGCGCCACCTCGCCGAGCGGCACGCCCCCGGCGACGTCGTCTTCGTCGACGGCTGGACCGGCAAGGGCGCCATCTCGCGCGAGCTCACCGCCGCGTGCGCCGACCTCGCGCAGCGCACCGGCCAGCGGTTCGACCCGTCGCTGGCCGTGCTCGCCGACCCGGCCAACAGCACCGACGTCTACGGCACCCGCGACGACTTCCTCATCCCCTCGGCGTGCCTGAACTCGACCGTCTCGGGACTCGTGTCGCGCACCGTGCTCAACGACCGGCTGATCGGCCCCGACGACTTCCACGGCGCCAAGTTCTACGCCGACCTGGCCCCCGGTGACGTCTCGCGCCGCTACGTCGACGAGGTCGAGGCGCACTTCGACGACGTCGCCGACGAGGCCCGCGCCGAGGCCACCCGCCTGCTCGGCACCGACCGGACGCCGTCCTGGTCGGGCTGGCGGGCCGTGGAGGAGGTCAGCGCCGCCTACGGCATCGGCGACGTGAACCTGGTCAAGCCCGGTGTCGGCGAGACCACCCGGGTGCTGCTGCGTCGAGTGCCGTGGCGGGTCCTCGTGCGACCCGACCGGCGCGACGAGCTCGGCCACGTCGAGCTGCTCGCCGAGCAGCGCGGCGTCCCCGTCGAGGTCGTCGAGGACCTGGCCTTCTCCTGCATGGGCCTCATCCACCCGCGCTTCGCCCAGTCCGAGTCCTGA
- a CDS encoding HpcH/HpaI aldolase/citrate lyase family protein, which produces MRQFHFLDATDRAQLFHKEPVELHRDDSLDLLAHGLGATLYIPATRDELAADVLRMAARGATSCVLCLEDAIPDGAVEYAVNHLAQQLATLYTPEGRADLPLIFVRVRSSDQPARLLGLMGEAAAVIDGFVLPKFSAAGGHEYLDAVTDCERTLGRRLMMMPVIETPEVMYHESRIDELLGIRDLLAAHADRVLAVRIGATDMASVFALRRPRDLTIYDVRLIASAVTDVVNVLGRPGGHAVTGPVWEYFTAPDRIFKPQLRESPFARKDDRDLRARLLAHNLDGLIREVLLDRANGLIGKTVIHPSHVPVVHALAVVTHEEHDDALGVLSAKEGGGGVARSSYRNKMNEANPHLAWARQLMLRADVFGVAAPEATFVDLLAAATDEDRA; this is translated from the coding sequence ATGCGCCAGTTCCACTTCCTCGACGCGACCGACCGCGCGCAGCTGTTCCACAAGGAGCCCGTCGAGCTGCACCGCGACGACTCGCTCGACCTGCTCGCCCACGGCCTGGGGGCCACGCTCTACATCCCCGCGACGCGCGACGAGCTGGCCGCCGACGTCCTGCGGATGGCCGCGCGCGGCGCCACCAGCTGCGTGCTCTGCCTCGAGGACGCGATCCCCGACGGCGCCGTCGAGTACGCCGTCAACCACCTCGCCCAGCAGCTCGCCACGCTGTACACGCCCGAGGGCCGCGCCGACCTCCCGCTGATCTTCGTGCGGGTCCGCTCCTCCGACCAGCCGGCCCGGCTGCTGGGGCTGATGGGCGAGGCCGCCGCCGTCATCGACGGCTTCGTGCTGCCGAAGTTCTCCGCCGCCGGGGGCCATGAGTACCTCGACGCCGTCACCGACTGCGAGCGCACCCTGGGGCGCCGGCTGATGATGATGCCGGTCATCGAGACGCCCGAGGTGATGTACCACGAGTCGCGCATCGACGAGCTGCTCGGCATCCGCGACCTCCTCGCCGCCCACGCCGACCGGGTGCTCGCGGTCCGGATCGGGGCCACCGACATGGCCTCGGTGTTCGCACTGCGCCGTCCGCGCGACCTGACGATCTACGACGTCCGGCTGATCGCGAGCGCGGTCACCGACGTCGTCAACGTGCTCGGCCGTCCCGGCGGGCACGCCGTCACCGGGCCGGTGTGGGAGTACTTCACCGCGCCCGACCGCATCTTCAAGCCACAGCTGCGTGAGTCGCCGTTCGCGCGCAAGGACGACCGCGACCTGCGGGCCCGGCTGCTGGCCCACAACCTCGACGGGCTGATCCGCGAGGTGCTGCTCGACCGCGCCAACGGGCTGATCGGCAAGACCGTCATCCACCCCAGCCACGTCCCGGTCGTGCACGCGCTCGCCGTCGTGACCCACGAGGAGCACGACGACGCCCTCGGTGTGCTGTCGGCCAAGGAGGGCGGCGGCGGCGTCGCGCGGTCGTCGTACCGCAACAAGATGAACGAGGCCAACCCGCACCTGGCCTGGGCCCGTCAGCTGATGCTGCGCGCCGACGTCTTCGGCGTGGCCGCGCCGGAGGCGACCTTCGTGGACCTGCTCGCCGCGGCCACCGACGAGGACCGCGCGTGA
- a CDS encoding GIY-YIG nuclease family protein codes for MPFTYMLRCADGSFYVGSTWNLEHRLYEHEIGEGAEYTKRRRPVELVWVEEFERIADAFAREKQVQNWSRVKRQALIDLRYADLPALAERHSTRRRREREIADTERRGRLGLPPSAS; via the coding sequence ATGCCCTTCACCTACATGTTGAGATGCGCGGACGGCTCCTTCTACGTCGGGAGCACCTGGAATCTCGAGCATCGTCTCTACGAGCACGAGATCGGTGAGGGAGCCGAGTACACGAAGCGACGTCGTCCGGTCGAGCTCGTCTGGGTCGAGGAGTTCGAGCGCATCGCCGACGCCTTCGCTCGCGAGAAGCAGGTCCAGAACTGGAGCCGGGTGAAGCGTCAGGCCCTCATCGACCTCCGCTACGCCGATCTCCCTGCGCTCGCGGAGCGTCACTCGACACGCCGTCGCCGAGAGCGCGAGATCGCCGACACCGAGCGCCGCGGCAGACTCGGTCTCCCGCCGTCCGCCTCGTAG
- the rpsO gene encoding 30S ribosomal protein S15, with the protein MSIGTDAATKKKIIAEYATTEGDTGSPEVQIALLSHRIAHLTEHLKTHKHDHHSRRGLLLLVGQRRRLLNYLRKTEIDRYRSIIERLGLRR; encoded by the coding sequence ATGTCCATCGGGACCGACGCAGCGACGAAGAAGAAGATCATCGCCGAGTACGCCACGACCGAGGGCGACACCGGCTCGCCCGAGGTGCAGATCGCGCTGCTCAGCCACCGCATCGCCCACCTCACCGAGCACCTCAAGACGCACAAGCACGACCACCACAGCCGTCGTGGACTGCTGCTGCTGGTCGGCCAGCGCCGCCGGCTGCTGAACTACCTGCGCAAGACCGAGATCGACCGCTACCGCTCGATCATCGAGCGCCTCGGCCTGCGCCGCTGA
- a CDS encoding polyribonucleotide nucleotidyltransferase, producing MTEPVISAVETVLDNGKFGTRTVKFETGLLARQAAGSVTAYLDDDTMLLSATTAGKHPKDHFDFFPLTIDVEERMYAVGQIPGSFFRSEGRPGEDAILTCRLIDRPLRPTFKKGLRNEVQVVITVMALDPDQPYDVLAINAASLSTQISGLPFSGPVGGVRVALIEGQWVAFPSHSQLESAVFDMVVAGRVTDTGDVAIMMVEAEAPEGTYELVAGGASAPSEEIVAGGLDAAKPFIKQLCDAQAELAKQAAKPVQDFPVFLDYEDDVYAAVEAAVSAETTEALATVAKQERDEKLDDVKALLLDKIGSQFEGREKEVGAAFKSVTKALMRSRVLRDKIRMDGRGLADIRPLHAEVGVIPRVHGSALFERGETQILGVTTLNMLKLEQQLDTLSPEKHRRYMHKYVFPPFSTGETGRVGSPKRREVGHGALARRALLPVLPSREEFPYAIRQLSEAMGSNGSTSMGSVCASTLSLLQAGVPLKAPVAGIAMGLISGEVDGETTYVALTDILGAEDAMGDMDFKVAGTREFVTALQLDTKLDGIPAEVLAAALTQAKDARLAILDVMGEAIDAPEEMSLHAPRIITVRVPVDKIGEVIGPKGKIINQIQDDTGASISIEDDGTIYIGATNGESAEAARNAINQIANPTMPEVGERYLGTIVKTTNFGAFVSLMPGKDGLLHITKLRSLVGGKRVENVDDVVSVGQKIQVEIAEVDDRGKLSLIPVVEDDAEAGQSDAADVEVDAEA from the coding sequence GTGACAGAACCCGTCATCTCCGCCGTCGAGACCGTTCTCGACAACGGCAAGTTCGGCACCCGCACCGTCAAGTTCGAGACCGGGCTCCTCGCCCGCCAGGCCGCCGGATCGGTGACCGCCTACCTCGACGACGACACCATGCTGCTGTCGGCCACGACGGCCGGCAAGCACCCCAAGGACCACTTCGACTTCTTCCCCCTGACGATCGACGTCGAGGAGCGGATGTACGCCGTGGGCCAGATCCCCGGCTCGTTCTTCCGCAGCGAGGGTCGTCCCGGCGAGGACGCCATCCTCACCTGCCGCCTCATCGACCGGCCGCTGCGCCCGACCTTCAAGAAGGGTCTGCGCAACGAGGTCCAGGTCGTCATCACCGTGATGGCGCTCGACCCCGACCAGCCCTACGACGTGCTGGCGATCAACGCCGCCTCGCTGTCGACCCAGATCTCCGGCCTGCCGTTCTCCGGCCCCGTCGGCGGCGTCCGCGTCGCCCTCATCGAGGGCCAGTGGGTCGCCTTCCCGAGCCACAGCCAGCTCGAGAGCGCCGTCTTCGACATGGTCGTCGCCGGCCGCGTCACCGACACCGGCGACGTCGCCATCATGATGGTCGAGGCCGAGGCGCCCGAGGGCACCTACGAGCTCGTCGCCGGTGGCGCCTCCGCCCCGTCCGAGGAGATCGTGGCCGGTGGCCTCGACGCCGCCAAGCCCTTCATCAAGCAGCTCTGCGACGCGCAGGCCGAGCTGGCCAAGCAGGCCGCCAAGCCCGTGCAGGACTTCCCGGTCTTCCTCGACTACGAGGACGACGTCTACGCCGCCGTCGAGGCCGCCGTCTCCGCCGAGACCACCGAGGCCCTCGCCACGGTCGCCAAGCAGGAGCGCGACGAGAAGCTCGACGACGTCAAGGCGCTGCTGCTCGACAAGATCGGCTCCCAGTTCGAGGGGCGCGAGAAGGAGGTCGGGGCCGCGTTCAAGTCGGTCACCAAGGCCCTCATGCGCTCCCGCGTGCTGCGCGACAAGATCCGCATGGACGGCCGCGGCCTCGCCGACATCCGCCCGCTGCACGCCGAGGTCGGCGTCATCCCGCGCGTGCACGGCTCGGCGCTGTTCGAGCGCGGCGAGACCCAGATCCTGGGCGTCACCACGCTCAACATGCTCAAGCTCGAGCAGCAGCTCGACACGCTGAGCCCGGAGAAGCACCGCCGCTACATGCACAAGTACGTGTTCCCGCCGTTCTCCACCGGCGAGACCGGTCGCGTGGGCTCGCCCAAGCGCCGCGAGGTCGGCCACGGTGCGCTCGCGCGCCGCGCGCTCCTGCCCGTGCTGCCCAGCCGCGAGGAGTTCCCCTACGCGATCCGCCAGCTCTCCGAGGCGATGGGCTCCAACGGCTCCACCTCGATGGGCTCGGTCTGTGCCTCGACCCTGTCGCTGCTCCAGGCCGGCGTGCCGCTCAAGGCGCCCGTCGCGGGCATCGCGATGGGCCTCATCTCCGGCGAGGTCGACGGCGAGACGACCTACGTCGCGCTGACCGACATCCTCGGTGCCGAGGACGCCATGGGCGACATGGACTTCAAGGTCGCCGGCACCCGTGAGTTCGTCACGGCCCTGCAGCTCGACACCAAGCTCGACGGCATCCCGGCCGAGGTCCTGGCCGCGGCCCTGACCCAGGCCAAGGACGCCCGCCTGGCGATCCTCGACGTGATGGGCGAGGCGATCGACGCTCCCGAGGAGATGTCGCTGCACGCGCCGCGCATCATCACCGTGCGCGTCCCCGTCGACAAGATCGGTGAGGTCATCGGCCCGAAGGGCAAGATCATCAACCAGATCCAGGACGACACCGGCGCCTCGATCTCCATCGAGGACGACGGCACCATCTACATCGGTGCCACCAACGGCGAGTCCGCGGAGGCCGCCCGCAACGCGATCAACCAGATCGCCAACCCGACGATGCCCGAGGTCGGCGAGCGCTACCTCGGCACGATCGTGAAGACGACGAACTTCGGTGCGTTCGTCTCGCTCATGCCGGGCAAGGACGGCCTGCTGCACATCACCAAGCTGCGCAGCCTGGTCGGCGGCAAGCGCGTCGAGAACGTCGACGACGTCGTCTCGGTCGGCCAGAAGATCCAGGTCGAGATCGCCGAGGTCGACGACCGCGGCAAGCTCTCGCTGATCCCCGTGGTCGAGGACGACGCCGAGGCCGGCCAGTCCGACGCGGCCGACGTCGAGGTCGACGCCGAGGCCTGA
- a CDS encoding WD40/YVTN/BNR-like repeat-containing protein: MATVLMVGTRKGLWIATSDDARHDWDVTGPHHDMEEVYSCLVDTRGGGTPRLFAGASSPWLGPQVRWSDDLGATWQETPGGGIRFEPGDGATVERVWQLTPGTDPDVVWAGTEPGAVWRSEDRGRTFALVRGLWEHPHRTEWGAGYGGQAFHTILPHPTDHESITVAISSGGVYQSADGGASWTPRNQGLRAEFLPEGQQYPEFGQCVHKIARHPDRPERLFLQNHGGVYRSDDHAATWQSIAEGLPAEFGFPVVVDPHDPDTVYVFPLEGSGGRYPAGAHAAVWRSQDAGATWSALDDGLPDPCWVGVMRDAMVADDHHPTGLYVGARNGAVWASADAGTTWREVVANLPDVMAVRAASYPDGPSDPSTPRGRDDAGLGAAADAR, translated from the coding sequence ATGGCGACGGTGCTGATGGTGGGGACCCGCAAGGGGCTGTGGATCGCGACCTCCGACGACGCCCGGCACGACTGGGACGTCACGGGGCCGCACCACGACATGGAGGAGGTCTACTCCTGCCTGGTCGACACCCGCGGCGGTGGGACGCCGCGGCTGTTCGCCGGCGCTTCCTCGCCGTGGCTGGGCCCGCAGGTGCGCTGGTCCGACGACCTCGGCGCGACCTGGCAGGAGACCCCCGGCGGCGGTATCCGGTTCGAGCCCGGCGACGGCGCGACCGTGGAGCGGGTCTGGCAGCTGACCCCCGGCACCGACCCGGACGTCGTGTGGGCCGGCACCGAGCCCGGCGCGGTGTGGCGCTCGGAGGACCGCGGCCGCACCTTCGCGCTCGTCCGCGGGCTGTGGGAGCACCCGCACCGCACCGAGTGGGGCGCCGGCTACGGCGGCCAGGCCTTCCACACGATCCTCCCGCACCCGACCGACCACGAATCGATCACGGTCGCGATCTCCTCGGGCGGCGTCTACCAGAGCGCCGACGGCGGCGCCTCGTGGACGCCGCGCAACCAGGGGCTGCGCGCGGAGTTCCTGCCCGAGGGCCAGCAGTACCCGGAGTTCGGCCAGTGCGTCCACAAGATCGCGCGCCACCCGGACCGGCCCGAGCGGCTCTTCCTGCAGAACCACGGCGGCGTCTACCGCTCCGACGACCACGCCGCCACCTGGCAGTCGATCGCCGAGGGCCTGCCGGCGGAGTTCGGGTTCCCGGTCGTCGTCGACCCCCACGACCCCGACACCGTCTACGTCTTCCCGCTCGAGGGCAGCGGCGGGCGCTACCCGGCCGGGGCGCACGCCGCCGTGTGGCGCTCGCAGGACGCCGGCGCGACCTGGTCGGCGCTCGACGATGGCCTGCCGGACCCCTGCTGGGTCGGGGTGATGCGCGACGCGATGGTCGCCGACGACCACCACCCCACCGGGCTCTACGTCGGTGCCCGCAACGGCGCGGTGTGGGCCTCGGCCGACGCCGGCACGACGTGGCGCGAGGTCGTGGCGAACCTGCCCGACGTGATGGCGGTGCGGGCGGCGTCGTACCCGGACGGGCCCTCGGACCCGTCGACACCGCGGGGCCGCGACGACGCGGGTTTGGGTGCGGCCGCGGACGCGCGTTAA
- a CDS encoding class I SAM-dependent methyltransferase: MVAQQIPARIRWAVEFMDPQPADHVLEIGCGPGAAAELITGRLETGKLFAIDRSESGVDRTKRRNAEAVKAGRLTVRQIDLATLRVPVKRLHKVFAFNVNLFWVRECQDEVALLHERVVPGGAVFLFFEAKVPEQVPKIIKGASAALSEGGFRVSVIDNKQPPVVGVIGRR, encoded by the coding sequence ATGGTGGCACAGCAGATCCCGGCGCGCATCCGATGGGCGGTGGAGTTCATGGACCCCCAACCGGCCGACCACGTGCTCGAGATCGGCTGCGGGCCGGGCGCTGCGGCCGAGCTCATCACCGGGCGGCTCGAGACCGGCAAGCTCTTCGCGATCGACCGCTCGGAGTCCGGCGTCGACCGCACCAAGCGCCGCAACGCCGAGGCCGTCAAGGCCGGGCGGCTGACCGTGCGCCAGATCGACCTGGCCACGCTGCGGGTGCCGGTGAAGCGGCTGCACAAGGTCTTCGCGTTCAACGTCAACCTGTTCTGGGTGCGCGAGTGCCAGGACGAGGTCGCCCTGCTGCACGAGCGGGTCGTCCCCGGCGGCGCGGTCTTCCTCTTCTTCGAGGCCAAGGTCCCCGAGCAGGTCCCGAAGATCATCAAGGGCGCCTCGGCGGCCCTGTCCGAGGGCGGGTTCCGCGTCTCGGTCATCGACAACAAGCAGCCCCCCGTCGTGGGGGTCATCGGCCGGCGCTGA
- a CDS encoding M16 family metallopeptidase, with the protein MERMQKVGTTRTVSTVRDTGGVVTSQVRRTVLPGGLRVVTEQMAGARSATIGVWVDVGSRDETPSLHGASHFLEHLLFKGTHERSALDISVALDAVGGEFNAFTAKEYTCFHARVLDEDLPLAVDVLGDMVTSSLITAEDVEAEREVILDEIAMHDDDPDDVVHNLFAEQAWGATSPLGRSIAGTEESITGLDRARILRFYRKHYRPEHMVVSVAGSLDHATVVRQVRKAFGRRDFLSGEQTPVGPRRTSRRVRVHPGQVEATRPFEQVNVVLGMESYPRDDDRRFALGVLNTALGGGTSSRLFQEIRERRGLAYSVYSFTSHHADAGVVGVSVGCLPSKLDEVLATVRLELARVAADGITDDELVRGKGQLRGGLVLGLEDSASRMIRLGKAELVHDELLEIDEVMAKIDAVTLEEVRTIAADVFARPEILAIVGPA; encoded by the coding sequence ATGGAACGCATGCAGAAGGTCGGCACGACGCGCACGGTCTCGACGGTGCGCGACACCGGTGGGGTCGTCACCTCGCAGGTGCGGCGCACCGTCCTGCCGGGCGGTCTCCGCGTCGTGACCGAGCAGATGGCCGGCGCCCGCTCCGCGACGATCGGGGTGTGGGTCGACGTCGGCTCGCGCGACGAGACGCCGTCGCTCCACGGGGCCTCGCACTTCCTCGAGCACCTGCTGTTCAAGGGCACCCACGAGCGGTCGGCCCTCGACATCTCGGTGGCCCTCGACGCGGTCGGCGGGGAGTTCAACGCCTTCACCGCCAAGGAGTACACCTGCTTCCACGCCCGGGTCCTCGACGAGGACCTGCCGCTGGCCGTCGACGTGCTCGGCGACATGGTCACCTCCTCGCTGATCACCGCCGAGGACGTCGAGGCCGAGCGCGAGGTCATCCTCGACGAGATCGCGATGCACGACGACGACCCCGACGACGTCGTCCACAACCTCTTCGCCGAGCAGGCGTGGGGTGCGACGTCGCCTCTGGGTCGCTCGATCGCCGGCACCGAGGAGTCGATCACCGGTCTCGACCGGGCCCGGATCCTGCGGTTCTACCGCAAGCACTACCGCCCCGAGCACATGGTCGTCTCCGTCGCCGGCAGCCTCGACCACGCGACCGTCGTCCGGCAGGTGCGCAAGGCCTTCGGCCGGCGCGACTTCCTCAGCGGCGAGCAGACCCCCGTCGGCCCGCGCCGGACCTCTCGGCGGGTGCGGGTCCACCCGGGCCAGGTCGAGGCGACCCGGCCCTTCGAGCAGGTCAACGTCGTGCTCGGGATGGAGAGCTACCCCCGTGACGACGACCGGCGCTTCGCGCTCGGCGTCCTCAACACCGCGCTCGGCGGGGGGACGTCGTCGCGGCTGTTCCAGGAGATCCGCGAGCGTCGGGGCCTGGCCTACTCGGTCTACTCCTTCACCTCCCACCACGCCGACGCCGGCGTGGTCGGTGTCTCGGTGGGCTGCCTGCCGTCGAAGCTCGACGAGGTGCTCGCGACGGTGCGTCTCGAGCTGGCCCGCGTCGCCGCCGACGGCATCACCGACGACGAGCTCGTGCGCGGCAAGGGTCAGCTCCGCGGTGGCCTCGTGCTCGGGCTCGAGGACTCCGCGTCGCGGATGATCCGGCTCGGCAAGGCCGAGCTCGTCCACGACGAGCTGCTCGAGATCGACGAGGTGATGGCCAAGATCGACGCCGTCACGCTCGAGGAGGTCCGCACCATCGCCGCCGACGTCTTCGCGCGACCCGAGATCCTGGCGATCGTCGGGCCCGCCTAG
- a CDS encoding phosphoribosyltransferase family protein, with amino-acid sequence MSTVAGSGTTTWTGAWVCEHAGVELVSRPAGGADDAPGSGSVEELVGLAVRRNPKRAHLVVSNVLAKHVPVAPSLARRHGAELGALVEQALDGVRPDLVLGYAETATGLGHLVADALGSTALHSTRRPGWSALSFEEEHSHATTHRLQPRDLALLQGAGPLVLVDDELTTGRTILNTVRELHAISARPAYVVAALVDLRPDAARALADEVAAELGTSIAFVSLLAGEVRTLHEPDELVVAAVAATEPLPHPGPERAAEVTAGYGWPDGVPTGGRHGLGPGDAEGFEAAVAGLGEEVGRLVAGASTVHVLGTEELMYLPHRVAEHLEATRPATAVTFSSTTRSPVVVRDEETYAIRHGITFAAHDGADDGKPRFAYNLEPGRFDAIVLVVDDATPPPEEGGAAGLRSALRALCDRLVVVRVGP; translated from the coding sequence GTGAGCACCGTCGCCGGCTCCGGCACGACCACCTGGACCGGCGCCTGGGTCTGCGAGCACGCCGGCGTCGAGCTGGTCAGCCGCCCGGCCGGGGGAGCGGACGACGCCCCGGGCAGCGGCTCGGTCGAGGAGCTCGTCGGCCTGGCCGTGCGCCGCAACCCCAAGCGCGCCCACCTGGTCGTGTCGAACGTGCTGGCCAAGCACGTCCCGGTCGCCCCGTCGCTCGCCCGCCGGCACGGCGCCGAGCTCGGGGCCCTGGTCGAGCAGGCCCTCGACGGCGTCCGCCCCGACCTCGTGCTCGGCTACGCCGAGACCGCGACCGGCCTCGGGCACCTGGTCGCCGACGCCCTGGGCAGCACCGCGCTGCACTCGACGCGGCGTCCGGGCTGGTCGGCGCTGAGCTTCGAGGAGGAGCACAGCCACGCGACCACGCACCGCCTCCAGCCGCGCGACCTGGCCCTCCTCCAGGGCGCCGGCCCGCTGGTGCTCGTCGACGACGAGCTCACCACGGGCCGCACGATCCTCAACACCGTGCGCGAGCTGCACGCGATCTCGGCGCGTCCGGCCTACGTCGTGGCGGCGCTGGTCGACCTGCGCCCCGACGCCGCCCGGGCGCTGGCCGACGAGGTCGCCGCCGAGCTCGGCACGTCGATCGCGTTCGTCTCGCTGCTGGCGGGCGAGGTCCGCACCCTCCACGAGCCCGACGAGCTCGTGGTCGCCGCCGTCGCGGCCACCGAGCCGCTCCCGCACCCCGGCCCCGAGCGCGCCGCGGAGGTCACCGCCGGCTACGGGTGGCCCGACGGCGTCCCGACGGGCGGGCGGCACGGGCTCGGCCCGGGCGACGCCGAGGGCTTCGAGGCCGCCGTCGCCGGGCTCGGCGAGGAGGTCGGTCGGCTCGTCGCCGGCGCGAGCACGGTGCACGTGCTCGGCACCGAGGAGCTGATGTACCTCCCGCACCGCGTCGCCGAGCACCTCGAGGCGACCCGCCCCGCGACCGCGGTGACGTTCTCCTCCACGACCCGCTCGCCGGTCGTCGTCCGCGACGAGGAGACCTACGCGATCCGCCACGGGATCACCTTCGCGGCCCACGACGGCGCCGACGACGGCAAGCCGCGCTTCGCCTACAACCTCGAGCCCGGTCGCTTCGACGCGATCGTGCTCGTCGTCGACGACGCCACGCCCCCGCCCGAGGAGGGTGGGGCGGCCGGGCTGCGCTCCGCGCTGCGTGCGCTGTGCGACCGCCTCGTCGTCGTGCGGGTGGGCCCGTGA